The DNA sequence TCATTCAGTGAGTTGATCGGGCAGATGCTAGGTATCTCCACTCCAAAAATAAACCAGGACGATGTTAGCTATATAGAAACAAAGCTAGGTCGGCTTAAGTATGAAGGCCAAATGGACAACTGGTCTTTTGCTGTATACAGATACAGTCGTGAATATTATGACCCCGATGAATGGATGTTTCCTGGTAGTGAAGAACTTAATGGAACGATTTTAGGGGCACTAAATGCAGGTTTGTACATTTACGACTAAACAACCCACCCATCACGCCTTCCTTTCTCGTGAGGGAGGACCGAGGAGGGAGCTAAACACAACACCATGTCCAATCGACGAAAAATATTCAAAGCCCTGGCACTAGGAACCATTTCTCTGCCTTTCGCTATTCGTGCCCTTACGGGGGATATGAATGCCCAAAAAGGTGGCGGCTCCCCCACCCTGGCGAATCAGAAAAGGTACGAGTGGAAAATGACGACTACCTGGCCTCCGAATTTTCCGGTGCTTGATGAAGCCTGCAAGATGTTGGCAAAACTGGTAGAAACGATGTCTTCCGGACGCATGAAGATTACCGTTTACGGAGGGGGCGAATTGGCGCCACCCCTCAAAGCATTCGAGACCGTCCGCTCAGGTGGAGCCGAGATGGGGTCGGGAGCAGGTTACTATTGGGCGGGGATTGCCCCGGCAGCACAGTTTTTTGCCTCTGTTCCCTTCGGAATGAATGCGGCGCAACACACCTCCTGGATCATGAATGGTGGAGGAATGGAGCTGTGGCAAGAGCTGTATGCCCAGTTTGGCGTGGTACCCTTTCTAGGGGGAAATACCGGGGTACAAATGGGTGGCTGGTTCAATCGGGAGATCAACAGTCTTCAGGATATTCAGGGCCTTAAAATGCGTATACCTGGGCTTGGTGGCCGCGTATTTGATGCCGCTGGCGGCGCCCAGGTACTCATGCCCGGCAGTGAACTGTATTCCAACCTCGAACGCGGCGTCATTGATGCTACGGAGTGGCTTGGTCCGTATCACGATACGCTCATGGGTTTTCACGAAATTGCTAAATACTACTATACGCCTGGCTGGCACGAGCCCGGCACAGCCTTGGAATTCTTTGCTAACAAGGATAAATTTGAGGCCCTACCAGAAGATCTACAGGCCATCGTCCGCTCGGCAGCCTACCATACCCACTTGTGGTGTTGGATGGAAATGGAAAGACGCAATGCCGAAGCCTTGGGAGGCTTGGTAGAAAAAGGCGTGAAGCTCCGGCAATTCCCCAAGGAAGTACTTGAACGTTTTCGTGTCCTTACTGCGGAGGTGC is a window from the Lewinella sp. LCG006 genome containing:
- a CDS encoding TRAP transporter substrate-binding protein, giving the protein MSNRRKIFKALALGTISLPFAIRALTGDMNAQKGGGSPTLANQKRYEWKMTTTWPPNFPVLDEACKMLAKLVETMSSGRMKITVYGGGELAPPLKAFETVRSGGAEMGSGAGYYWAGIAPAAQFFASVPFGMNAAQHTSWIMNGGGMELWQELYAQFGVVPFLGGNTGVQMGGWFNREINSLQDIQGLKMRIPGLGGRVFDAAGGAQVLMPGSELYSNLERGVIDATEWLGPYHDTLMGFHEIAKYYYTPGWHEPGTALEFFANKDKFEALPEDLQAIVRSAAYHTHLWCWMEMERRNAEALGGLVEKGVKLRQFPKEVLERFRVLTAEVLQTLSEEDPFSAKVYASFQQFQAQAYQYAAITEKRFYNELQVQ